The DNA region TGATGTATTTCCATTGTTCTTGCATCGATATGTGGTTCTAACGCGTCATAAGCGTAAGATAATTTTGGTAATTCAAAAGCCATAATTTTATGATTTTAGATGTTAAACTTCTTTAGTTTTAATTGAATTCAAATATAAATATTTTGAATCTAAAAGTCTATCGATTCAGATAGAATGTTTTTATTAGGTAATAGATTAACGTTATTTTAATTTCTTAATTGATGTAATGCTTTGCTGACCGAGTTGTAGGTAATTTGTCTACCGTTCAATTCTTTAATTAATGTTGTTTTCTCTTCCTTAGACGCCTCAAGCTGATTTAAAATATTGTTTAAATGCATTTTCATGTGACCTTGTTGTATACCTGTTGTAGTCAAGGCTCTTAAAGCAGCAAAATTTTGAGCTAACCCAGCAACCGCAACAATTTGCATTAATTCCTTTGCGGATGGGTTTTGCAATAAGTTTAAGGATAGTTTTGACAAAGGGTGTAAAGAGGTTAGACCTCCTACAGTACCTAAAGCTAATGGAATCTCTATCCAAAAGTTAAAAACACCGTCATCAATAGAACAATCACTTAGGCTTTTATAAGTTCCACTTTTTGAAGCGTATGCATGCACCCCAGCTTCAACAGCCCTAAAATCATTTCCAGTAGCTATAACAACCGCGTCAATACCATTCATAATACCTTTGTTATGGGTAACTGCTCTATGAGGCTCTACTTTTGCAATTTGAACCGCTTGATAAAATTTTTGTGCAAATTCTAATCCATTTTCACCTAGATCTTCTATGTTACAAGAAACTTCAGCTTTAACTAAACAATCGGGTATGTAATTAGATAAAATACTCATTACAATCTCAATACTGTCCTTTCTAAAAGTTTTGGCGATAGTCTCTAAACAAGAATTTATAAAATTAGCCCCCATACTATTTTTGGTCTCAAAAGTAACATGGAGTTGATAGTAATTTTTTAAATCGGCAGTTTTATTTCTAAGTTCTATATCTAAAATCCCACCACCACGTTTTCGCATATTTTTAGTTATGGATTCAGTAGCTTCTATTAATTTTGGTTTTACAGAATTGAAATAGTTTTGCAATTCTTCAAAATTTTCATCACACATAAAATGTACCTGACCAATTTTGGTAGTAGAAATTACCTCAGCTTTAAAGCCACCTCTTTTGCTCCAAAATTTCGCAACTAATGAAGCAGCAGCTACAACCGAGCTTTCCTCAATTGCCATAGGTATAGCATAAGGTTTGCCGTTAATTATAAAATTAGGGGCAACGGCAAAAGGTATATAGAAATTGGAAATGGTGTTCTCTATAAACTCGTCATGAAGTTGTTGTATTTTAATATCAGGGTTGAGATATTGATTTAAAACCGAGTGCGACTCTGGACAATCTATTAAAAAATTATCCACCAGCCATGCTATTTTTTCTTTTTTATCAAGTTTAGAAAATCCACTTATAGTTTTAGACATATATCAAATTGCATTTAATTCTGTTGTAAAGATACCATTCAAACTCAAATTATCTATATTTTAAGCCAATTTTTGCTGAAATTTCCGTAAACTTGAAACACTTTTAAAAAATGACTATTTTTAACAAAATTTAATGTAAACCCATCAACTTATGTCAGAAATTTCCAATCAACCCCAAGAAAAACAAATGTTTGGACACCCTGTAGGACTATTTTATCTGTTTTTTGCTGAATTATGGGAGCGTTTTAGTTTCTATGGAATGAGAGCGTTGCTAACGCTTTATATGGTTGAACATATTTTCAAAGCAATTGTTGAGCGTGATACAGCAACTGCTGTTGTATATGCTTCTTACGGTTCTTTGGTCTATGCATCAACTGTAATTGGTGGTCAAATTTCTGATAAAATTTTAGGAATGAGAGCGTCTATTTTCTTAGGAGGGATTTTAATGGCTTTAGGTCATTTTGTGTTGGCTATAGAAAATGATATTGCTTTCTTTTTGGCATTAGCTTTTATTGTGGTAGGTAATGGGTTCTTTAAGCCAAACATATCAGCTTTTGTTGGTACATTATATAAAGATGGAGATGTAAGAAAAGATTCTGGTTTCACCATTTTCTATATGGGAATTAATATTGGAGGCATGGTTGCTCCTTTTTTATGTGGATTGTTAGCTCTAAGATATGGTTATCATTATGGGTTTGGTTTGGCAGGAATTGGAATGTTAACTGGTTTAATTTTCTTTTGGAGTGGCATAAAGAAGAATGTTTTTGGAGATAAGGGCATGCCGCCAAGCCAAGAAGTTTATGAAAAGAAAGTCCTAGGGATGCCTCAAAAAACTCTAATTCCAATCATTGCATTTTTATCTGCTCCTGGAATAGCATGGTTATTAGCTTCGTGGAAAGACAATTATGTCTCTGGAATATTTATATTTATTGGAATTGCTGTTTTGGTTTATCTTGCCTATATAATTTATAATTTAAAAGACAATGTTGCCCGAAAAAAATTGGTAATGGCGGTCTTAATTACTTTCTTTATGACATGTTTTTGGGGTTTTCATGAGTTATCAGGTAGTGTAATTACGTTATTTGCTTCCAGAAATGTGGCTTTAGATGGTATTATGACTGCAAGTCAAACTAACGGACTAAACTCTATGTTTATTATCATTTTGGCGATTCCTATTTCTCTATTATGGGGGTATTTAACTAAAAAGAAATTAAACCCAAGAACACCTTTTAAGTTTGGTTTAGGGTTAGTATTTGCAGGTTTAAGTTTTTATATTCTTTCAATAAGCGGTGGGAGTGCTAATGAAAATGGAATGGTCCCATTTTATTATTTATTTATAATGTATTTTATCATTTCAATTGGGGAGCTATTTATGTCACCAGTAGGATTGTCAAAAATTACAGATTTATCACCAAAAAACATTGTATCGTTTATGATGGGTGTTTGGTTTTTATCATCTGCTTTTGCTTTTCAAATCGTAGGATTTATTGGTAAGCAACTTGCAATTGAAAGTACCGATGTAAATGTTGGTGGGTTGGAAACATTAGGAATTTATACCGATGGTTTTGGGCTTATTGCAAATTATGCACTTGGTGCAGGTTTAATTGTATTGCTATTCTCACCCTTAATGAAGAAATTAATGGGGAATGTACATTAGACAATTTAAAATAAACAATAGAATACATCGTTTTGTAATTTAGGCATATTATTTGCGTCGTATGTTATAGAATAAATAATTAGAAGTAAAACTTAAAAGATACTCCGCTCTGGGCGGAGGATAACAATGAAAAAATTTATAATATTTATTGCAATACTAGGATATTCTTTTAACGGGATAGCACAAGAAAAAGGGGAAATCAACTGGATAACGGTTGAGGAAGCTATTGCTGCTCAAGAGAAAGAGCCCCGTAAAATAATGATAGATATGTACACTACATGGTGTGGTCCTTGCAAACTATTGGATAGAAACACTTTTCAGAATAAAGATGTTGCCGATTACGTCAACGAAAATTATTACGCCGTAAAATTTAATGCTGAAGGTGGTGGGACAGTCAATTTTAAAGATAAAGAATACGGAAACCCAAACTATGATGCCTCTAAAAAAGGAAGAAATTCTCAACATCAGTTTGCCCAATATTTGAGGGTACAAGCTTATCCAACTATAGTTTTTTTAGATGAGAAAGCTGACTTGTTGGCTCCAGTAACGGGATACCATGCTCCTAATCAGCTAGAAATTTTCTTAAAATTATTCGCCACTGACAAACATAAAGAAGTTACTACAAAAGAACAATGGGAGACCTATCAAAAAGAGTTTAAGGCAGAGTTCAAGGCCGATTAACTTTTATTTACTTAAACCCAAAAGGGTTACAAAACTTTCCTTACTTTGCAACACTTTAAAAACTTGTTGTGAACTACCTATCTGTTGAAAATATTTCTAAATCCTATGGAGAGCGTATACTCTTCGAAGATATTTCTTTTGGCATCAATAAAGACCAAAAAATTGCTTTTATAGCTAAAAACGGTACTGGTAAAACTTCCATATTAAATATAATAACAAACAACGATAGTCCCGATAATGGGCAGGTAGTCTCAAGAAAGGATTTACGAATTGCTTATTTGTCTCAAACCGATGAACTAAATGCTGAGCAAACAATTGAGGAAGCTATTTTTAGTTCTGAAAACCCTATTTTGAAAGTAATACATCAATATGAAAATGCGATAAAAAACCCCGATGATTCTGAAACCTATCAGAAAGCATTTGATTTGATGGACCAACATCAGGCTTGGGATTTTGAAACACAGTACAGTCAAATCTTATACAGGCTAAAATTAGAAGACTTGAGTCTAAAAGTGGGTAATCTTTCGGGTGGGCAGCGAAAACGGCTTTCTCTAGCAATAATTCTAATCAGTAAACCTGATTTATTGATTTTAGACGAGCCGACCAATCATTTAGATTTGGAAATGATAGAATGGTTGGAAAACTACTTTAAAAAAGAGAAAATTACACTGTTTATGGTTACACACGATCGGTATTTTCTGGAACGTGTCTGTAATGAGATTATTGAATTAGATGGAGGTAAATTATATACCTATAAAGGTAATTATTCCTATTATTTAGAGAAAAAAGAAGAACGCATAGCTATTGAGCAAACGACTATCGGTAAAGCTAAAAACCTATTTAAAAAGGAATTAGATTGGATGCGTCGCCAACCAAAGGCAAGAACAACAAAATCCAAATCGAGAATAGACGATTTTTATCAAATAAAGGAGAAAGCAAGTCAACGCAGAAAAAACCATGAGGTACAGTTGGAAATCAATATGGAACGTTTGGGAAGTAAGATTCTTGAACTGCACAACATTTCCAAATCCTATGGAGATAAAAAGGTGCTTGACAAATTTGATTACGTCTTTAAACGTGGTGAACGTATTGGTATTATTGGTAAAAACGGAACAGGTAAATCTACTTTCTTGAATATCATAACGGGTAATACTCCCGTAGATTCTGGTAAGGTGGTTATTGGTGAGACTATTAAATTTGGATATTATACGCAATCTGGAATTGAGGTAAAGCAGGGTCAAAAGGTTATTGAGGTCATTAAGGAATTTGGTGAGTACATTCCCTTGACTAAAGGGCAAAAAATATCAGCGGGCGGCTTGTTAGAGCGTTTCTTGTTCGACAGGAAAAAACAGTACGACTATGTTGAAAAATTGTCTGGAGGTGAGCTAAAACGCCTTTATTTATGTACGGTTTTAATCCAAAACCCTAATTTTTTGATATTGGATGAGCCTACCAACGATTTGGATGTTTTAACCCTAAATGTATTAGAAAATTTCCTGTTAGACTATCCCGGTAACCTATTGGTAGTTTCACACGATAGGTACTTTATGGATAAAATCGTGGATCATTTGTTTGTATTTGAAGCAGAAGGTCAGATAATGGATTTTCCTGGTAATTATTCCGATTACCGCGTTTATGAAGATTCACAACCTTCAGGTACTAAAAATGATTTACCAGAAACGCCCGAAATCCTTGTAACTGATGAAAAACACCAAAAACAAAAATTATCTTACAACGAAAAACAAGAATTCCGCCAATTAGAAAAGGATATTGCCAAACTGGAAAAACAAAAAGCTACTATAGAAAAACAATTTGCAAATAATGAAATTGAAAATGAGAAAATTGATGAAACTTCTCAGCAATTACAACAACTAATTGATAGTATTTCTAATAAAGAAGAACGGTGGTTAGAAATTTCTATGAAGATGGAATAGTAACAATTTCATTTTCTCGCAACAAATCTAAATTATTAAAACGTAATAATAATTGTGCTACGGCAATGGTATCTCGTTCACAATAGCTGACAATTCTTTCCAAATCATTTTCATCATAAAACACCTTGGCTACTTGACTACCATCAATATCTTGCTTTGGTGATGGAATTCCTAAAATATTGGTCAATAAATTTAAAGAGGTATAGTGCTTATAATCACCAAACTTCCATAACTCTAGCGTATCTAAGTGGGCAACTTCCCAAGGTTTTTTACCAAATAAGTTTAATTTTGGAGGCAAAGTTATGTTGTTGATAATCATTCTGCGAGCGATATATGGAAAGTCAAACTCTTTACCGTTATGGGCACATAATAACTGATTACTTTTATTAAAATGAATCTCTAACAAATTTTTAAAATTGACTAAAATTTGTTTTTCACCTCCAGAAAAAGAGGCGATTCTAAAACTTCTATCATTTTCAAAATCAACAAAATAACCAACAGAAATACAGATTATTTTACCAAATTCCGCCCATATTCCAGCACGTTCATAAAAATCTTCTGGAGAAATTTCACCTTTACGCTGGTATTCAGTTTTCTTAGCAAATAACTCTTTTTTTAAATCAGAAAGTTCATCAAAAGTAGCTACTTCTGGTACAGTTTCAATATCTAAAAATAAGATATTTTCCAATTTAATTTTATTGAGCATTTTATTTGTATTTACATAAAGTGATTATAAATATAGTAAATTATAACAAAAAAAGTGAGCTAATTAAAGTTCACTTTTGTAAATCGGGTTGGGGTTGTGTTATTTTACAACCAATTTGCGAATGGAAGTATTTCCCTTTTCATAAACTTTTAGAATATAAACGCCTGAATCAAATTTGGAAACGTTTAATTCCTTACCTCTTAAAGTAATATTCAGCACTTCTTTACCTAATAAATTGTAGAGCTGTACTCTCTTGTCTGCATTGTAAAAAGTATGTATATAGATTTTGCCATTAACCACAGGATTAGGATAAACTTTAAAATTTTTTATTTCAGTAGACTTTTGAACTGAACTGTTTTTGCTGGAATCAATATCGGTGTTTTGCCCGTAAAAACAAGTAGTTGCAAGCAATAATAATAAAAAAAAGTAATTTTTTTTCATGCTTATAGATTTAATTCGGCAAAAATGGTTGATTGACTCTTAGTCGGTTAGTTGAACAAATTTAGACAAATATTGTGCTCAATTGTGTTAATTACTCTAATTGTGAATAACTTTAGCAATTGTTGAAAAGCTTTTTTAGTCTTAACTTACATTTAGCAGATACTTAACCTTCAATAAATCAGTACATTAAAAATAATTTAGAACTT from Aureibaculum sp. 2308TA14-22 includes:
- a CDS encoding hydroxymethylglutaryl-CoA reductase, degradative → MSKTISGFSKLDKKEKIAWLVDNFLIDCPESHSVLNQYLNPDIKIQQLHDEFIENTISNFYIPFAVAPNFIINGKPYAIPMAIEESSVVAAASLVAKFWSKRGGFKAEVISTTKIGQVHFMCDENFEELQNYFNSVKPKLIEATESITKNMRKRGGGILDIELRNKTADLKNYYQLHVTFETKNSMGANFINSCLETIAKTFRKDSIEIVMSILSNYIPDCLVKAEVSCNIEDLGENGLEFAQKFYQAVQIAKVEPHRAVTHNKGIMNGIDAVVIATGNDFRAVEAGVHAYASKSGTYKSLSDCSIDDGVFNFWIEIPLALGTVGGLTSLHPLSKLSLNLLQNPSAKELMQIVAVAGLAQNFAALRALTTTGIQQGHMKMHLNNILNQLEASKEEKTTLIKELNGRQITYNSVSKALHQLRN
- a CDS encoding peptide MFS transporter, which codes for MSEISNQPQEKQMFGHPVGLFYLFFAELWERFSFYGMRALLTLYMVEHIFKAIVERDTATAVVYASYGSLVYASTVIGGQISDKILGMRASIFLGGILMALGHFVLAIENDIAFFLALAFIVVGNGFFKPNISAFVGTLYKDGDVRKDSGFTIFYMGINIGGMVAPFLCGLLALRYGYHYGFGLAGIGMLTGLIFFWSGIKKNVFGDKGMPPSQEVYEKKVLGMPQKTLIPIIAFLSAPGIAWLLASWKDNYVSGIFIFIGIAVLVYLAYIIYNLKDNVARKKLVMAVLITFFMTCFWGFHELSGSVITLFASRNVALDGIMTASQTNGLNSMFIIILAIPISLLWGYLTKKKLNPRTPFKFGLGLVFAGLSFYILSISGGSANENGMVPFYYLFIMYFIISIGELFMSPVGLSKITDLSPKNIVSFMMGVWFLSSAFAFQIVGFIGKQLAIESTDVNVGGLETLGIYTDGFGLIANYALGAGLIVLLFSPLMKKLMGNVH
- a CDS encoding thioredoxin family protein, with protein sequence MKKFIIFIAILGYSFNGIAQEKGEINWITVEEAIAAQEKEPRKIMIDMYTTWCGPCKLLDRNTFQNKDVADYVNENYYAVKFNAEGGGTVNFKDKEYGNPNYDASKKGRNSQHQFAQYLRVQAYPTIVFLDEKADLLAPVTGYHAPNQLEIFLKLFATDKHKEVTTKEQWETYQKEFKAEFKAD
- a CDS encoding ABC-F family ATP-binding cassette domain-containing protein, giving the protein MNYLSVENISKSYGERILFEDISFGINKDQKIAFIAKNGTGKTSILNIITNNDSPDNGQVVSRKDLRIAYLSQTDELNAEQTIEEAIFSSENPILKVIHQYENAIKNPDDSETYQKAFDLMDQHQAWDFETQYSQILYRLKLEDLSLKVGNLSGGQRKRLSLAIILISKPDLLILDEPTNHLDLEMIEWLENYFKKEKITLFMVTHDRYFLERVCNEIIELDGGKLYTYKGNYSYYLEKKEERIAIEQTTIGKAKNLFKKELDWMRRQPKARTTKSKSRIDDFYQIKEKASQRRKNHEVQLEINMERLGSKILELHNISKSYGDKKVLDKFDYVFKRGERIGIIGKNGTGKSTFLNIITGNTPVDSGKVVIGETIKFGYYTQSGIEVKQGQKVIEVIKEFGEYIPLTKGQKISAGGLLERFLFDRKKQYDYVEKLSGGELKRLYLCTVLIQNPNFLILDEPTNDLDVLTLNVLENFLLDYPGNLLVVSHDRYFMDKIVDHLFVFEAEGQIMDFPGNYSDYRVYEDSQPSGTKNDLPETPEILVTDEKHQKQKLSYNEKQEFRQLEKDIAKLEKQKATIEKQFANNEIENEKIDETSQQLQQLIDSISNKEERWLEISMKME
- a CDS encoding 3'-5' exonuclease produces the protein MLNKIKLENILFLDIETVPEVATFDELSDLKKELFAKKTEYQRKGEISPEDFYERAGIWAEFGKIICISVGYFVDFENDRSFRIASFSGGEKQILVNFKNLLEIHFNKSNQLLCAHNGKEFDFPYIARRMIINNITLPPKLNLFGKKPWEVAHLDTLELWKFGDYKHYTSLNLLTNILGIPSPKQDIDGSQVAKVFYDENDLERIVSYCERDTIAVAQLLLRFNNLDLLRENEIVTIPSS
- a CDS encoding T9SS type A sorting domain-containing protein, translating into MKKNYFFLLLLLATTCFYGQNTDIDSSKNSSVQKSTEIKNFKVYPNPVVNGKIYIHTFYNADKRVQLYNLLGKEVLNITLRGKELNVSKFDSGVYILKVYEKGNTSIRKLVVK